From a region of the Leptolyngbyaceae cyanobacterium genome:
- a CDS encoding SGNH/GDSL hydrolase family protein produces MKVSLIVLAVAIGLLLLLELGLRFLVGFGNPLIYIADEQIGYLLAPNQRTRRFGNFIEINQYSMRGKTIAPERSPSTLRVLLLGDSIANGGWWTDQSEIISQKIAAWLKSTFVGKKFQQIEVLNASANSWGPRNELAYLQKFGTFQAQVVILLINTDDLFAAAPTSMPVGRDRNYPDRKPPLGIAEFFSRYLSKNQTTENLTGNQTETDLVSRNLAAIEQIRDLVRQTNSNFLLAMTPLKREIGNPGPRDYEIKERQRLREFTESQQIAYVDFLGLFNSVQQPETLYRDHIHLSPQGNQLVSEIITQRILDFKF; encoded by the coding sequence GTGAAAGTAAGTTTGATTGTCTTGGCAGTTGCGATCGGTTTATTGCTGTTATTAGAACTTGGATTGCGTTTTTTAGTAGGTTTCGGCAATCCTTTAATTTATATTGCTGACGAGCAGATCGGTTATTTGCTTGCTCCCAATCAGCGTACTCGTCGATTTGGCAATTTCATCGAAATCAATCAGTACTCGATGCGGGGAAAAACGATCGCGCCGGAGCGTTCTCCCTCTACTCTAAGGGTTTTATTATTGGGTGACTCGATTGCCAATGGGGGTTGGTGGACCGATCAATCCGAGATTATTTCACAAAAGATCGCCGCTTGGCTCAAATCGACTTTTGTTGGCAAGAAGTTCCAGCAAATCGAAGTTCTCAATGCTTCGGCTAATTCTTGGGGCCCGCGTAATGAATTAGCTTATTTACAGAAGTTTGGTACTTTCCAGGCGCAGGTGGTGATACTGCTGATCAATACAGATGATTTGTTTGCTGCTGCACCAACTTCTATGCCAGTGGGACGCGATCGCAATTATCCCGATCGCAAACCTCCCTTGGGAATAGCCGAATTTTTTAGCCGTTATTTATCTAAAAACCAGACAACAGAAAATCTAACGGGGAATCAGACCGAAACGGATCTTGTCAGTCGCAACTTAGCAGCTATCGAACAAATACGAGATCTAGTTCGGCAAACCAATAGTAATTTTTTGCTGGCGATGACTCCCTTAAAACGGGAAATAGGCAATCCCGGTCCTCGCGACTACGAAATCAAAGAACGTCAGCGACTAAGGGAGTTTACCGAAAGCCAGCAAATAGCGTATGTGGATTTTTTGGGGCTGTTTAACTCAGTTCAGCAGCCGGAAACATTATACAGAGACCATATTCACCTCAGCCCCCAAGGGAATCAGCTAGTCAGTGAAATTATCACTCAGAGGATTTTAGATTTCAAATTTTAG
- a CDS encoding Gfo/Idh/MocA family oxidoreductase — MQDSISVRFANAYLQRNQPEPLRIGVIGVGNMGQHHTRVLSLLKDVELVGVADINVERGLDTASKYRVRFFEDYRDLLPHVEAVCVAVPTRLHHSVGMTCLQSGVHVLIEKPIAASITEAESLVNAAAESGCILQVGHIERFNPAFQELSKVLKTEELLALEAHRMSPYSHRANDVSVVLDLMIHDIDLLLELAAAPVVKLTASGSRASDSGYLDYVTATLGFANGIVATLTASKVTHRKIRRIAAHCKNSLTEADFLNNEILIHRQTTANYMTDYGQVLYRQDGLIEKVYTSNIEPLHAELEHFVNCVRGGNQPSVGGEQALKALRLASLIEQIALDGQVWNQRDLEYVNHSILQV; from the coding sequence GTGCAAGATAGCATCTCAGTCCGATTTGCGAACGCTTACCTGCAACGTAATCAACCAGAACCGTTGCGGATTGGGGTCATCGGCGTGGGTAACATGGGACAACACCATACCCGCGTTCTCAGTTTACTCAAGGATGTCGAACTCGTAGGAGTCGCCGATATTAACGTCGAGCGCGGTCTGGATACTGCCAGTAAATATCGAGTTCGCTTTTTTGAAGATTATCGCGACCTGCTCCCCCATGTGGAGGCGGTCTGCGTTGCAGTACCGACCCGCCTGCATCATTCAGTTGGCATGACCTGTTTGCAATCAGGAGTTCACGTTCTGATTGAAAAACCGATCGCTGCCAGCATTACCGAAGCGGAATCTCTAGTAAATGCAGCAGCAGAGTCAGGCTGTATTTTACAAGTGGGCCACATCGAACGCTTCAACCCAGCCTTTCAGGAACTCAGCAAAGTGCTGAAAACCGAAGAATTGCTGGCATTAGAAGCCCATCGGATGAGTCCTTATTCTCATCGGGCTAACGATGTTTCCGTGGTCTTGGATTTAATGATCCACGACATAGACCTGCTGCTGGAATTGGCAGCCGCCCCAGTAGTTAAATTAACCGCCAGTGGCTCTCGTGCCTCTGACTCAGGTTATTTAGACTACGTAACGGCTACTCTAGGCTTTGCCAACGGCATAGTCGCTACTCTGACTGCCAGCAAAGTTACTCACCGTAAAATCCGCCGAATTGCCGCTCATTGTAAGAATTCTCTGACAGAAGCAGATTTTCTAAACAATGAAATTCTCATTCATCGGCAAACGACGGCCAATTACATGACCGATTACGGTCAAGTACTTTATCGGCAAGATGGCTTGATTGAAAAGGTCTACACCAGCAATATCGAACCCCTCCACGCCGAATTGGAACATTTTGTCAATTGCGTGCGGGGTGGAAATCAACCTTCTGTTGGTGGAGAACAAGCTCTCAAGGCTCTCCGGTTAGCCAGTTTAATCGAACAGATTGCCCTTGATGGTCAGGTTTGGAACCAGCGAGACTTGGAGTACGTAAATCATTCGATTCTCCAGGTTTAA
- the queC gene encoding 7-cyano-7-deazaguanine synthase QueC, whose protein sequence is MKAVVLLSGGLDSSTVLYQAKASNCECYALSFDYQQRHRRELAAAKAIAQRAGVIEHQIVKFDLTIWGGSALTDTKINLPSDRSVAQMSENIPITYVPARNTIFLSFALAYAEAIAAERVYIGVNALDYSGYPDCRPDYIQAMQQVFRLGTKQGREGNAIEIISPLINLRKTDIIQLGNSLGVPWEETWSCYAGEELACGVCDSCKLRLAAFEELGLKDPLIYRNLHSNA, encoded by the coding sequence GTGAAAGCGGTAGTTTTACTTTCTGGGGGATTGGACTCGTCAACGGTTCTTTATCAAGCTAAAGCTAGCAATTGCGAGTGTTACGCGCTTTCGTTTGATTACCAGCAACGTCATCGTCGTGAATTGGCAGCAGCAAAAGCGATCGCTCAGCGTGCTGGTGTCATCGAACACCAAATAGTTAAGTTTGACTTAACTATTTGGGGCGGATCTGCGTTGACGGATACCAAAATTAATTTGCCAAGCGATCGCTCTGTGGCTCAGATGAGCGAAAATATACCGATTACTTATGTCCCCGCTAGAAATACGATTTTTTTGAGTTTTGCACTGGCTTATGCCGAAGCGATCGCTGCCGAGCGAGTTTATATTGGGGTCAATGCTTTGGATTATTCTGGTTATCCCGATTGCCGTCCTGATTATATCCAAGCGATGCAGCAAGTTTTTCGGCTGGGAACTAAGCAGGGGCGAGAAGGGAACGCGATCGAGATTATCTCGCCTTTGATTAATTTGAGAAAAACGGACATCATTCAACTAGGAAATAGCTTGGGCGTACCTTGGGAAGAAACTTGGTCTTGTTATGCAGGTGAAGAATTAGCTTGTGGTGTTTGCGATTCTTGTAAGTTGCGGTTGGCAGCTTTTGAAGAGTTAGGATTAAAAGATCCGTTGATTTATCGCAATTTGCATTCTAATGCTTAA
- a CDS encoding hemolysin family protein, which yields MIATIVVVLANNQGLISQIPPNVTWPDMVLRLLSVLLLIAINAFFVTAEFSIVSVRRSRINHLVDSGDAPAKTVQKLQESIDRLLSTTQLGITLSSLALGWIGESTMAVLVANWMAHLPLPASTNQLIAHTLAIPVAFLLVAYLQIILGELCPKTVAILYSEQIARFLGPPSLAIARFFNPFIWILNQSTRLLLRLVGIRYSGQGWKPPVTPEELQRIITTSTESTGLEAEERELLRNVFEFGDVSAGEVMVPRTSIIAIPCNATFQLLLEEVAASGHSRYPVTGESLDDIRGFINFIELAQPLAEGNLSLETPIQPWIRPVRFVPEYTPLSELLPVMQRSQLAIVMVVDEFGGTAGLVTLNDLIAEIIGDTGEPDNTEELIVQSLDDQTFLVQAQINVEELNEILDFNLPLTNEYQTLGGFILYELQKIPAAGEALKYQNLELTVISIEGPRLHQIQIRRLDPNSDNLQKSNSLETLENQTNGIGNAYKAENYLFKSNLDSDR from the coding sequence ATGATTGCCACCATTGTGGTTGTTTTGGCCAATAATCAGGGTTTAATTTCTCAAATTCCACCAAACGTAACTTGGCCAGACATGGTGCTACGCTTGTTGTCGGTTTTGCTTTTAATTGCGATCAATGCCTTTTTCGTGACTGCTGAATTTTCCATCGTTTCAGTTAGGCGATCGCGAATCAATCATTTGGTAGACTCTGGAGATGCTCCAGCCAAAACAGTCCAAAAACTGCAAGAAAGTATCGATCGTCTTTTGTCTACCACTCAGCTAGGTATTACCCTCTCTAGTTTGGCATTAGGCTGGATTGGTGAAAGTACGATGGCTGTTTTGGTAGCTAACTGGATGGCACATCTGCCGCTTCCTGCAAGTACGAACCAGCTAATTGCCCATACGTTAGCAATACCAGTAGCTTTTCTATTAGTTGCCTATTTGCAGATTATTTTAGGCGAACTTTGCCCGAAAACCGTTGCCATTCTTTATTCAGAACAAATAGCCCGATTTTTAGGCCCACCGAGTTTAGCGATCGCGCGTTTTTTCAACCCTTTCATTTGGATTTTAAATCAATCCACCCGTTTGCTATTGCGCTTAGTCGGCATTCGCTACAGCGGACAAGGCTGGAAACCACCAGTTACCCCGGAAGAATTACAGCGGATCATCACTACTTCCACCGAATCAACTGGATTAGAAGCAGAAGAAAGAGAACTACTCAGAAACGTCTTTGAATTTGGCGACGTTTCGGCTGGAGAAGTCATGGTACCGCGCACCAGCATAATAGCGATTCCCTGCAACGCTACCTTTCAATTGCTGCTAGAAGAAGTTGCTGCGTCCGGTCATTCCCGCTACCCCGTAACCGGAGAATCATTAGATGATATTCGCGGTTTTATTAACTTTATCGAATTAGCCCAGCCTTTAGCTGAAGGTAACCTTTCCCTCGAAACGCCTATCCAACCTTGGATTCGTCCGGTGAGGTTCGTACCGGAATATACTCCCTTGAGCGAACTTTTGCCAGTGATGCAGCGATCGCAATTAGCCATTGTCATGGTAGTAGATGAGTTCGGCGGTACGGCAGGATTGGTTACCCTTAACGATTTGATCGCTGAAATCATCGGTGACACCGGCGAACCAGACAACACGGAAGAACTAATCGTTCAAAGTTTGGACGATCAAACATTTTTAGTGCAAGCTCAAATCAACGTAGAAGAACTCAACGAAATTTTGGATTTTAATTTACCACTTACCAACGAATATCAAACTCTGGGCGGTTTTATTCTTTACGAACTTCAAAAAATCCCTGCTGCCGGGGAAGCTTTGAAATACCAAAATTTAGAACTAACCGTTATTTCTATTGAAGGGCCTCGCTTGCACCAAATTCAAATTCGCCGCTTAGATCCCAATTCAGATAATCTTCAAAAATCAAATAGTTTGGAAACTTTAGAAAACCAAACAAATGGCATCGGCAATGCTTATAAGGCGGAAAATTATTTATTCAAATCTAACTTAGATTCCGATAGATAA